One Tolypothrix bouteillei VB521301 DNA window includes the following coding sequences:
- a CDS encoding MAPEG family protein has translation MTIFLYSIAAAAVLIYVPFLVVSYGRVQVGYDISAPRAMFDKLPPYAQRATWAHQNSFEAFMIFTAAALMAYVTGVNSPVAAGAAVTFVVARLLYSAFYILNVPILRSLMFAIGALGSATLIALSIIEVTHK, from the coding sequence ATGACTATTTTTTTGTACTCTATTGCGGCGGCTGCCGTTCTGATTTACGTGCCATTTTTAGTGGTCAGTTATGGTCGCGTACAAGTTGGATATGACATATCTGCTCCTCGCGCTATGTTTGATAAACTACCACCCTACGCTCAACGAGCAACTTGGGCGCACCAAAACTCGTTTGAAGCATTTATGATATTCACGGCAGCAGCATTAATGGCATACGTAACGGGCGTAAATTCTCCCGTTGCAGCAGGAGCTGCAGTCACCTTTGTTGTAGCTAGATTGCTATACTCAGCTTTTTATATTTTGAATGTTCCCATTTTGCGATCGCTGATGTTTGCTATTGGCGCTCTTGGTTCTGCCACTCTCATTGCCCTCAGTATAATTGAAGTAACTCACAAATAA
- a CDS encoding phosphotransacetylase family protein, producing MPKSTKYLLIGSTEAYCGKSATILGLSYQLQQKGLDIAYGKPLGTCWNKSSDSLLEEDVQFIKTSLNLPENRIAPTMLSLDEMTVQKCLQGFDKTDYQKSLVQQYSQMQLGDLVLLEGPGNLEEGTLFNLSLLQVADAVDASVLLVARYKSLLSVEPLISAKQLIGDRLIGVVINDIPTDQLSVVNTTMRSFLEQQGIPVLGLLPKSELLRSVSVRELAHQLNAEVLCRSDRLDLMVESLAIGAMNVNAAVKYFNMRRNMAVVTGGDRVEIQQAALETSTHCLILTGQLPPPAFILNRAEELEIPILSVDLDTLTTVEIINSAFGNVRLHEPIKVQCIRHFMAEHFDIGRLLSLLDFNPAAALQ from the coding sequence GTGCCAAAGTCCACTAAATATTTGTTGATTGGATCTACAGAGGCTTACTGCGGTAAATCTGCAACAATTCTCGGTTTATCTTATCAACTACAGCAAAAAGGGCTTGATATTGCTTACGGTAAACCATTAGGGACCTGTTGGAACAAATCCTCAGACAGTTTACTTGAGGAAGATGTTCAGTTCATTAAAACCAGCCTTAATTTACCGGAAAACCGGATTGCGCCTACCATGCTGAGCTTAGATGAAATGACTGTGCAAAAGTGCCTGCAAGGGTTCGATAAAACAGATTATCAAAAATCTTTGGTGCAGCAATATTCACAGATGCAACTGGGTGATTTGGTGTTACTTGAAGGACCGGGAAATTTAGAAGAAGGAACTTTGTTTAATTTGTCTTTGCTACAAGTGGCAGACGCTGTAGATGCATCTGTCCTGTTAGTAGCTCGTTATAAGTCTCTACTTTCCGTCGAACCATTGATTTCCGCCAAGCAGCTGATTGGCGATCGCTTGATTGGTGTTGTCATTAACGATATACCCACAGACCAACTGTCAGTCGTTAACACGACCATGCGCTCTTTTTTGGAACAACAAGGTATTCCCGTTCTCGGTCTGTTGCCAAAAAGCGAATTATTACGCAGTGTGAGTGTCCGCGAACTGGCACACCAGTTAAACGCAGAAGTTTTGTGTCGTAGCGATCGCCTAGATTTAATGGTAGAAAGCCTTGCAATCGGCGCGATGAATGTCAATGCTGCCGTAAAGTATTTTAACATGCGCCGGAATATGGCAGTTGTTACAGGGGGCGATCGTGTGGAAATTCAACAAGCTGCTTTAGAGACTTCCACCCATTGCCTTATTCTCACCGGACAGCTACCACCTCCGGCCTTCATTCTCAACCGCGCTGAAGAATTAGAAATCCCAATTTTATCCGTCGATTTGGATACCCTTACCACTGTGGAAATTATTAATAGCGCCTTTGGTAATGTGCGCCTTCACGAGCCCATTAAAGTTCAGTGTATTCGCCATTTTATGGCAGAGCATTTTGACATCGGGCGTTTGCTTTCCCTGTTAGATTTCAATCCTGCAGCAGCACTGCAATAG
- the ebsA gene encoding type IV pilus biogenesis protein EbsA, protein MSIDQLQPATQQQASVYLPYIQGNNKRNYLPFAIGLYQKGVLEGHRKIEGSDNIPFVATWNVATLPSDLTRCRVQFDGNAELSYEVMMASFEFIVFLIELLENYKRYRTTDFSQTFYRKLLRIED, encoded by the coding sequence ATGTCTATCGATCAACTCCAGCCCGCCACTCAGCAACAAGCAAGTGTTTACCTGCCTTACATTCAAGGTAATAACAAGCGGAATTACTTGCCTTTTGCAATTGGTCTTTACCAAAAGGGTGTTTTGGAAGGTCACCGCAAGATAGAAGGCAGTGACAATATTCCCTTTGTTGCGACTTGGAATGTTGCTACCTTGCCTTCAGACTTAACTCGCTGTCGAGTCCAGTTTGACGGTAATGCCGAACTCAGCTACGAAGTGATGATGGCAAGCTTTGAGTTTATTGTTTTTTTAATCGAGCTTTTAGAAAACTATAAACGCTACCGCACGACAGATTTTTCCCAAACCTTCTACCGGAAGTTGCTGCGTATAGAAGATTAA
- a CDS encoding glycosyltransferase, translated as MPANSWPENDPYNELDPLNSSEDLSGDLRYSNFSLLADLSVSEESVDETSPSMSHPSRFRGRRRKAALVLTIVWSGTIALHLVSWGTLFVLGLTTILGIHTLVAVFARPKKRLEEMQGDWPVVSVLVAAKNEEAVIDRLVKNLCSLEYPEERYEVWIIDDNSTDKTPHVLATLAQEYDQLKVLRREPDAGGGKSGALNQVLPLTKGEIVAVFDADAQVSSDLLLRVIPLFEKENLGAVQVRKVIANAAENFWTKGQAAEMALDAHMQQQRIATGGIGELRGNGQFVRREALLSCGGWNEETITDDLDLTFRLHLDDWDIECVFNPTVEEEGVTNAIALWHQRNRWAEGGYQRYLDYWDLILRNRMGTRKTWDLLMYMLLQYILPTAAVPDLLMAIARHRPPILSPVTGLTVTMSITGMFVGLRRIRKDKEFKISTTLLLMLETLRGTLYMFHWLVVMSTATARMSVRPKRLKWVKTVHQGKS; from the coding sequence ATGCCAGCGAATTCCTGGCCCGAAAACGATCCTTATAACGAACTCGATCCGCTTAACTCCTCCGAAGATTTGAGCGGCGATTTGCGCTATTCAAACTTCTCCTTGCTTGCTGACCTATCAGTATCAGAAGAGTCAGTGGATGAAACATCGCCTTCTATGTCTCATCCATCCCGGTTTCGAGGTCGCAGACGCAAAGCTGCTCTAGTTTTAACGATAGTCTGGAGCGGTACGATCGCCCTGCATTTAGTTTCTTGGGGTACTTTGTTTGTTCTGGGATTAACAACAATCTTAGGCATTCATACCCTAGTAGCAGTATTTGCTAGACCCAAAAAACGTTTGGAAGAAATGCAAGGGGATTGGCCTGTAGTATCCGTTTTAGTGGCTGCTAAAAATGAAGAAGCGGTTATAGACCGATTAGTCAAAAACCTGTGTAGTTTAGAATATCCAGAAGAACGATACGAAGTCTGGATTATTGACGATAACAGTACGGACAAAACACCCCACGTACTGGCAACTTTAGCCCAAGAGTACGACCAACTCAAGGTTTTGCGGCGAGAACCAGATGCGGGGGGAGGAAAATCGGGTGCCTTAAATCAGGTTTTACCTCTGACTAAAGGAGAAATAGTGGCGGTGTTTGACGCGGATGCCCAAGTGTCGTCAGACCTACTACTGCGCGTCATACCTTTATTTGAAAAAGAAAATTTAGGTGCGGTACAGGTAAGAAAAGTTATTGCCAATGCTGCAGAGAATTTCTGGACAAAAGGTCAAGCAGCAGAAATGGCACTTGATGCCCACATGCAGCAGCAAAGAATTGCTACAGGTGGTATCGGGGAACTGCGTGGAAACGGTCAATTTGTTCGGCGAGAAGCCCTACTGAGTTGTGGCGGTTGGAATGAGGAAACAATCACCGATGACTTAGATTTGACGTTTCGCTTGCATCTTGATGACTGGGATATTGAATGTGTTTTCAACCCAACGGTAGAAGAAGAGGGTGTCACAAATGCGATCGCACTTTGGCATCAGCGCAATCGTTGGGCTGAAGGTGGATACCAACGGTATTTGGATTATTGGGATCTCATTCTCAGAAACCGTATGGGAACACGCAAAACCTGGGATTTATTGATGTATATGCTGTTACAGTACATATTACCTACAGCAGCAGTACCAGATTTATTGATGGCAATAGCAAGGCATCGTCCACCAATTTTAAGCCCCGTTACAGGCTTGACAGTCACGATGTCAATAACAGGGATGTTTGTAGGTTTAAGGCGCATACGCAAGGACAAGGAATTTAAAATTTCTACAACCCTTCTACTCATGCTTGAGACCCTACGCGGTACGTTGTATATGTTCCATTGGCTTGTGGTCATGAGTACTGCTACTGCCCGTATGTCAGTACGACCAAAGCGTTTGAAATGGGTAAAGACGGTACATCAGGGGAAGAGTTAA
- a CDS encoding DNA polymerase III subunit gamma/tau gives MSYEPLHHKYRPKSFAELVGQEAITTTLTNAIRAAKIAPAYLFTGPRGTGKTSSARILAKSLNCLKTDKPTAEPCGVCNICQGITKGYSLDVIEIDAASNTGVENVRDMIEKAQFAPVQCRYKVYAIDECHMLSTAAFNALLKTLEEPPKHVVFVLATTDPQRVLPTIISRCQRFDFRRINLEAMEKHLNHIAYQEKINISPESVTLIAQISQGGLRDAESLLDQLSLLTGEITPERVWDLVGSVSEWDLLYLLNAIASNNPEAVLDYTRKILDRGREPLIVLQNLAAFYRDLLIAKTAPNREDLVTCTPQTWQALIDFAQEFEIGTILAAQQLLRTTEVQLKNTTQPRLWLEVTLLGLLPSANLGTQQIPQQNGRGYTPTARIITPTPSANPAPPPAANPAPPPSANPAPPPSANPATPQSAHTSSHEPQTVGETEYDINQVWQQVLANLQPISRREILRQMCHLIEFDGTSARVAIKQAWYQKIQADKPKISDAFKVTFNTDIQVNIEIATSSTSTPSQTSSSSKKPTASSPPPVSHKSPPTSPSPEPPTPTAPDTPPSQTIQPNKTPTPKTESVTNAKTAQNIPPPQASNPPPVSITPWETDEGAIAAQRLAQFFDGEVIRLTDDTELRDLGPLSQWDDESEVDDEF, from the coding sequence ATGTCCTACGAACCGCTGCACCATAAGTATCGCCCAAAGAGTTTTGCTGAATTGGTAGGGCAAGAAGCAATCACCACCACCCTAACCAACGCCATTCGTGCAGCTAAAATTGCCCCTGCTTACTTATTTACCGGACCTAGAGGGACTGGAAAAACTTCCAGCGCCCGGATTTTGGCAAAATCTCTCAATTGTCTTAAGACTGACAAACCCACAGCCGAGCCATGTGGGGTCTGCAATATTTGTCAAGGAATCACCAAAGGGTATTCTTTAGATGTCATTGAAATAGACGCCGCCAGCAACACTGGTGTCGAAAATGTCAGAGATATGATAGAAAAGGCACAATTCGCCCCAGTTCAGTGCCGCTATAAAGTTTATGCGATTGATGAGTGTCATATGCTCAGTACTGCAGCGTTCAATGCGCTACTGAAGACACTAGAAGAGCCACCCAAACACGTTGTCTTTGTCCTTGCAACAACCGATCCACAACGGGTATTACCAACAATCATTTCCCGATGTCAGCGATTTGACTTTCGGAGAATCAATTTAGAGGCGATGGAAAAGCATTTGAACCACATCGCCTATCAAGAAAAAATTAATATTTCTCCAGAATCCGTCACGTTGATAGCTCAAATTTCCCAAGGAGGGCTGCGGGACGCCGAAAGCCTCCTCGACCAGTTAAGCTTGTTAACTGGTGAAATTACCCCCGAACGAGTTTGGGATTTAGTTGGTTCAGTTAGCGAATGGGATTTATTGTATTTACTGAATGCGATCGCATCCAACAACCCCGAAGCAGTTCTAGATTATACACGTAAAATTCTAGATCGAGGTCGAGAACCCTTAATTGTTCTGCAAAACCTTGCCGCATTTTACCGAGATTTATTGATTGCCAAAACGGCACCAAATCGTGAAGATCTAGTGACTTGTACCCCTCAAACGTGGCAAGCACTGATTGATTTTGCCCAAGAATTTGAAATAGGAACAATCTTAGCAGCACAGCAACTCTTGCGAACCACTGAAGTACAACTCAAAAACACTACCCAACCACGTTTGTGGTTAGAGGTAACATTACTAGGATTGTTACCCTCAGCAAATCTTGGAACGCAACAAATACCTCAGCAAAATGGTAGAGGATATACACCCACTGCTAGAATCATAACCCCAACCCCATCAGCCAATCCCGCACCCCCTCCAGCAGCCAATCCCGCACCCCCTCCATCAGCCAATCCCGCACCCCCTCCATCAGCCAATCCCGCAACCCCCCAATCTGCCCATACCTCATCCCATGAACCCCAAACAGTAGGAGAGACAGAATACGATATCAATCAAGTGTGGCAGCAAGTCCTCGCGAACCTTCAACCTATTTCAAGACGAGAGATATTGCGTCAAATGTGCCATCTCATAGAATTTGATGGAACTTCAGCACGCGTTGCGATCAAACAAGCTTGGTATCAGAAAATACAAGCAGATAAACCTAAAATTTCAGATGCTTTTAAAGTAACTTTTAACACAGATATCCAGGTCAACATAGAAATAGCAACGTCCTCAACTTCTACCCCATCTCAAACTTCCTCTTCTTCAAAAAAGCCAACAGCATCTTCTCCTCCCCCTGTCAGTCACAAATCACCCCCCACTTCCCCATCTCCTGAGCCTCCCACACCCACTGCACCAGATACACCACCCTCCCAAACCATTCAACCAAACAAAACACCGACTCCAAAAACGGAATCGGTGACAAATGCAAAAACCGCGCAAAATATTCCTCCACCCCAAGCCTCAAATCCACCTCCAGTTTCCATAACACCTTGGGAAACAGATGAAGGAGCGATTGCCGCTCAACGGTTAGCTCAATTTTTTGATGGAGAAGTCATTAGATTGACAGATGATACTGAACTACGCGATTTAGGTCCTTTATCTCAGTGGGATGATGAATCAGAAGTTGATGATGAGTTTTAG
- a CDS encoding tetratricopeptide repeat protein produces MLKWLIRWFNKIFKYPFGKKQTRSTQPKGERTVLQPLPELTNADLEFLFTQLLEGVYQARGQQWAIKYLQRMENRISLERWIDWLLDFGERLLTSPAPNNQLAERMVQLGELGIGTIGELSYDIGIRVLTRNLGNPYWDTDRQNTETAIATARLTPVEEFVQNSQEEHSDSNYTEYTETKTPVDASNLIPRQPTSSSNDLVWEFTRADTKITPTNYEPSPNAGEQAWLEQNQQAASIEQSENEPLQPTVAGTLDELLVRLEQSTNLVQQLATDLGIQSTEPSVNTNLANEQLHLAEERSQALFYQGLAAAKAGSLAEAITYYNKAIEINPTSHEYWFNRGLTLFYLENFTEALASYDRAIALKPDFYKCWYYRGGIFGEMGQYEDAIACFDEAIEIKFDYPEAWSSRAAALLKLGYPTEAVASFDRALVLQPEDQENWYYRGIALAHGERRNDAIASYDRAIEIQPDFYEAWYNRGIELSNLERYEDAVASLEQATNIQPDFYDAWYALGSALEKLGKKEQAIASYERAAELQPGAYEVWIDKGVVLASLGHWDEAISSWEQALEIKPDFYLAWFNRAVALENLGRREDSIPSYDKAVEINPSFYLAWYNRAVALFYIGKFEEAIASYDRALEIKIDYWEAWIGRGAAAGSAVHNDSHTIPTNIAAANPSLYARGYEGKLASYQEGLKYVLPSTHAEGWGRLCLALGNAYYEKGRRDTVPRPYWQQAITEYDLSLKALTADDFPQLHLEVVQNIVKTYIGLEQPSEAQEFNQYAIALLQEYLNEPTRSNESKKDLCLRNIGFWQLAIDIAIQFGEIAQSLELAEYHKNACITWLRSGWKNEILSPSYRSIHDLLNPTTAIIYWHISPCTLRTFIIKYKSPEPIPVFTPVLNVEATEEKPLPEAIKRLVEFEEWLEDWNQHEREYRNPNPEAQNESHHSWLASMEQRLLKLKGILNISAVINELEDITHLILIPHRDLHRFPLHALFQISSPLEKSQQQTQASFTLTYLPSVQVGLSLKSQPLWRVQSLPLLSVENPDSPNNSALAFAKLESEAIAQMFHRCKRIQGLQATKKQVEKVLTGDYNIFHFTGYVTDNFNQPQESEFFLAGEDRLTIEEICQKNIAKYNLLTLSTCEIAIPGNSTISTEYVGLVNTLLNQGVDYVVSTLWNVESSASALVMIEFYRRLIRDLPVATALLEATQWLRNVTAGELKKWYEETLNTLDREGTTIRANLATELYRSSKLPPENKLYEHPFYWAAFTISGKFY; encoded by the coding sequence ATGCTCAAGTGGCTGATAAGATGGTTTAACAAAATTTTCAAATATCCCTTTGGAAAAAAGCAGACTCGTTCTACTCAACCAAAAGGGGAAAGGACGGTACTGCAACCGCTACCCGAACTCACTAACGCGGATTTGGAATTTTTGTTTACCCAGCTTTTAGAAGGTGTCTATCAAGCAAGAGGACAGCAATGGGCAATCAAGTATCTCCAAAGGATGGAAAATCGGATTTCTCTTGAACGCTGGATAGATTGGTTGCTGGACTTTGGAGAGCGACTTTTAACCTCACCTGCACCAAACAATCAGCTCGCAGAACGGATGGTGCAACTAGGAGAACTTGGGATTGGCACAATTGGAGAGCTTTCCTACGATATTGGAATACGAGTATTAACACGTAATTTGGGCAATCCGTACTGGGATACAGATAGACAAAATACTGAAACCGCGATCGCAACAGCTCGTCTGACTCCTGTAGAAGAATTTGTACAAAATTCGCAAGAAGAACATTCAGATAGCAATTACACGGAATACACGGAAACAAAAACACCTGTAGATGCATCAAATTTGATACCGCGACAGCCAACAAGCAGTTCCAATGATTTAGTTTGGGAGTTCACAAGAGCAGATACAAAAATTACACCTACCAATTATGAACCTAGCCCTAATGCTGGAGAACAAGCATGGTTGGAGCAAAACCAACAAGCAGCTTCAATAGAGCAATCGGAAAATGAGCCTCTACAGCCAACTGTGGCGGGAACACTGGATGAGTTGTTGGTAAGGTTGGAGCAAAGTACGAATTTAGTACAGCAACTGGCTACCGATCTCGGAATTCAATCGACTGAACCATCAGTTAATACAAATTTAGCGAACGAACAATTGCATTTGGCAGAGGAAAGATCTCAAGCATTGTTCTACCAGGGTCTGGCTGCAGCCAAAGCGGGTAGTTTAGCAGAAGCAATTACATATTACAATAAGGCGATTGAAATTAACCCAACCTCCCATGAGTATTGGTTTAACAGGGGGTTGACACTTTTTTATCTAGAAAATTTTACTGAAGCGCTTGCATCTTACGATCGCGCAATCGCATTGAAACCCGACTTTTACAAATGCTGGTACTACCGAGGCGGAATTTTCGGTGAGATGGGACAATATGAGGATGCAATCGCCTGCTTCGACGAAGCTATAGAAATTAAGTTCGATTACCCAGAAGCTTGGTCGAGCCGAGCTGCGGCATTACTCAAGTTAGGTTATCCAACAGAAGCTGTTGCTAGTTTCGATCGAGCTTTGGTGTTGCAACCAGAAGACCAGGAAAATTGGTATTATCGAGGAATTGCACTCGCTCATGGGGAACGAAGAAATGATGCGATCGCTTCTTACGATAGAGCTATAGAAATTCAACCAGATTTTTATGAAGCTTGGTACAACAGGGGTATAGAACTGTCTAATTTGGAGCGCTATGAAGATGCAGTTGCCAGTTTAGAGCAAGCAACCAATATTCAACCAGATTTTTATGATGCATGGTACGCCTTGGGAAGCGCGTTGGAAAAATTAGGGAAAAAAGAACAAGCAATAGCATCTTACGAGCGAGCGGCAGAACTACAACCCGGTGCATATGAAGTTTGGATTGATAAAGGAGTTGTCCTCGCAAGTCTGGGACACTGGGATGAAGCAATCTCCTCTTGGGAACAAGCCCTAGAAATTAAACCAGACTTTTACTTAGCTTGGTTTAACCGTGCTGTCGCTTTGGAAAACTTGGGACGCCGTGAAGATTCCATACCATCTTATGACAAAGCTGTAGAGATTAACCCGAGCTTTTATCTAGCTTGGTATAATCGCGCAGTCGCACTGTTTTATATAGGGAAATTTGAAGAAGCGATCGCCTCTTACGATCGCGCTTTAGAAATCAAAATTGATTATTGGGAGGCTTGGATTGGGCGTGGTGCTGCTGCAGGAAGTGCCGTTCATAATGACTCTCACACAATTCCAACTAATATAGCAGCAGCAAATCCTTCTTTGTACGCACGTGGATATGAAGGAAAATTAGCAAGTTATCAAGAAGGTCTGAAATACGTTTTGCCATCTACCCATGCTGAAGGTTGGGGTAGACTGTGTTTAGCACTGGGTAATGCTTATTATGAGAAAGGAAGGAGAGATACTGTACCCCGTCCTTATTGGCAACAAGCTATTACTGAGTACGATCTCTCCTTAAAAGCCTTAACAGCAGATGATTTTCCTCAATTGCATTTAGAGGTTGTGCAAAACATAGTTAAAACATACATAGGACTAGAACAACCATCTGAAGCACAAGAATTTAATCAATATGCCATAGCGTTATTACAAGAATATTTAAATGAACCGACTCGTTCTAATGAGAGTAAAAAAGATCTATGTCTTAGAAATATAGGTTTTTGGCAATTGGCAATTGATATAGCTATACAGTTTGGTGAAATTGCACAATCCTTAGAACTTGCAGAATACCATAAAAATGCTTGTATAACTTGGCTTCGTTCTGGTTGGAAAAATGAAATTCTTTCGCCTAGCTATCGTTCGATTCACGACCTTCTTAACCCAACAACTGCTATTATTTACTGGCATATTAGCCCTTGCACCCTGCGAACTTTTATCATCAAATATAAATCCCCAGAACCAATACCCGTTTTTACACCCGTACTTAATGTAGAAGCGACGGAAGAAAAACCTTTACCCGAAGCAATAAAACGTTTGGTTGAGTTCGAGGAGTGGTTGGAAGATTGGAATCAACACGAGCGGGAATATCGCAATCCAAATCCTGAAGCACAAAATGAAAGCCATCACTCTTGGCTAGCAAGTATGGAACAGAGATTGTTAAAGCTAAAAGGTATTTTAAACATCTCTGCAGTTATTAATGAGTTAGAAGACATTACCCATCTAATTCTCATTCCTCATCGCGATTTACACAGATTTCCCCTTCATGCTCTTTTTCAAATTTCTTCTCCTTTAGAAAAATCCCAACAACAAACACAAGCTAGTTTTACGCTGACATATTTGCCTAGCGTACAAGTAGGATTATCTTTGAAATCGCAACCTCTATGGCGAGTACAAAGTCTCCCACTTCTAAGTGTTGAAAATCCAGATAGTCCTAACAATTCTGCCCTGGCATTTGCCAAACTTGAATCGGAAGCGATCGCTCAAATGTTTCATCGCTGCAAACGCATTCAAGGTTTGCAAGCTACAAAAAAACAAGTAGAAAAAGTATTAACTGGTGATTACAACATATTTCATTTTACTGGATATGTCACCGATAATTTCAATCAGCCTCAAGAATCAGAATTCTTTTTAGCAGGTGAAGACAGATTAACGATAGAAGAAATTTGTCAAAAGAATATTGCAAAATATAATTTATTGACCCTTTCTACTTGTGAAATAGCAATCCCTGGGAATTCAACAATCTCAACTGAGTATGTGGGTTTAGTCAACACTTTGTTAAACCAAGGAGTTGATTATGTCGTCAGCACTCTTTGGAATGTAGAATCATCAGCCAGTGCTTTAGTGATGATCGAGTTTTATCGAAGGCTAATACGCGATCTACCAGTCGCAACGGCATTATTAGAAGCAACACAATGGCTTAGAAATGTGACAGCAGGGGAACTGAAAAAGTGGTATGAAGAAACACTGAATACGTTGGATAGAGAAGGAACCACAATTAGAGCTAATTTAGCAACAGAGTTATATAGAAGCAGTAAATTGCCACCTGAAAATAAGCTTTACGAGCACCCCTTCTACTGGGCTGCATTTACAATCTCAGGTAAGTTTTACTGA